The proteins below are encoded in one region of Apium graveolens cultivar Ventura chromosome 4, ASM990537v1, whole genome shotgun sequence:
- the LOC141717088 gene encoding putative pectinesterase/pectinesterase inhibitor 59, producing the protein MATKILILSFIHILFCCINISRALVLSDEAIRNINSWCETTPHPEPCKYYLSHDQQFEPKDSSDFRRIMVGVALEKALEEQYGTDRLQDRCDSKRRRAAWIDCNTLFQNTVYQLNQTLEALKSNTSISFNFDAQTWLSAALTNIEVCRSGSVELNVTKFIAPIVSNNVSELISNSLAINGAPSADEKQEENDGDADFPSWVYKRERKLLQRRSWASRANVVVAKDGSGKFSSVQAAINHAARVKKRNARFIIYVKRGVYRENIVVANTLSKIMLVGDGMRYTIITGSRSVGSGFTTYSSATAGIDGVGFIARSITFRNTAGPHKGQAVALRSASDLSVYYSCAFEGYQDTLFVLAQRQFYKSCYIYGTIDFIFGNAAAVFQNCIISVRRPLHGQINVITAQGRADPYQNTGISIHNSRITAAPDLRPVVGKFNTYLGRPWQQYSRTVVMNSYIDSLVNPQGWLAWQESNFAWNTLYYGEYRNFGPGAITSKRVRWRGYHVITSANEASKFTAAKLIAGQSWLASTGVPFYLWL; encoded by the exons ATGGCTACTAAGATATTAATATTATCATTTATACACATACTTTTTTGTTGCATCAATATTTCCCGAGCCTTAGTTTTATCGGACGAAGCAATACGTAATATCAACTCTTGGTGTGAAACTACGCCTCATCCGGAGCCATGCAAGTATTACTTGAGCCATGATCAACAGTTCGAACCAAAAGACAGCAGTGATTTCAGAAGAATAATGGTTGGAGTAGCTCTCGAAAAAGCTCTGGAAGAGCAATATGGCACTGATAGACTCCAAGATCGGTGTGACAGCAAAAGAAGAAGAGCAGCATGGATTGATTGCAACACATTATTCCAGAACACAGTTTACCAACTCAACCAAACACTCGAAGCTCTGAAAAGCAACACAAGCATTTCTTTTAATTTTGATGCGCAGACTTGGCTGAGTGCTGCCTTAACAAATATTGAGGTGTGTCGATCTGGTTCTGTAGAGCTAAACGTTACCAAATTCATAGCTCCCATTGTCTCAAATAATGTCTCAGAGCTGATTAGTAACAGTCTGGCAATTAATGGAGCTCCTTCAGCTGATGAGAAACAGGAAGAAAATGATGGAGATGCGGATTTTCCGAGTTGGGTTTATAAGAGAGAGCGGAAGCTCTTGCAGAGGAGATCATGGGCGTCGAGGGCAAATGTGGTTGTGGCCAAAGACGGGTCAGGGAAGTTTAGTTCTGTTCAAGCTGCTATAAACCACGCAGCAAGAGTGAAGAAAAGAAATGCAAGGTTCATTATATATGTAAAGAGAGGTGTTTACAGGGAAAATATTGTAGTTGCTAATACACTAAGTAAGATTATGTTGGTTGGTGACGGCATGAGATACACAATAATCACTGGGAGCAGAAGTGTAGGTTCGGGATTTACAACCTACAGTTCTGCAACCGCAG GGATCGATGGAGTTGGCTTTATTGCACGCAGCATCACATTCCGTAACACAGCTGGACCGCATAAGGGCCAAGCCGTGGCACTTCGCTCTGCATCCGATCTCTCCGTATATTACTCTTGTGCCTTCGAAGGATACCAAGACACTCTTTTTGTACTCGCACAACGCCAATTTTACAAGTCATGTTATATCTACGGGACCATAGACTTCATTTTTGGAAATGCAGCGGCTGTGTTTCAGAATTGCATTATCAGCGTCCGAAGACCGTTACATGGCCAGATAAATGTCATCACAGCTCAAGGACGGGCCGATCCATACCAGAACACTGGTATTTCAATTCATAATTCACGTATCACGGCTGCACCCGACCTGAGACCAGTAGTAGGCAAATTCAATACATACCTAGGACGTCCATGGCAGCAGTATTCGAGAACGGTTGTGATGAATTCCTACATTGACAGCTTAGTGAATCCACAAGGATGGTTAGCATGGCAAGAATCTAATTTTGCTTGGAATACTTTATACTACGGGGAGTATAGGAATTTCGGACCAGGGGCCATAACCAGCAAAAGGGTCAGGTGGCGTGGGTACCATGTTATTACCAGTGCAAATGAGGCATCTAAGTTCACAGCCGCCAAGCTTATAGCTGGTCAGTCCTGGTTAGCTTCCACTGGGGTGCCATTTTATTTATGGCTATGA
- the LOC141720777 gene encoding F-box protein CPR1-like, translating into MAAIPTQFGFDLPTSVAFDLATEEYCLIPKSPYSGFSEFMEILTVLGGKLCINCNYDMRHIDMWVMESYGVGESWTKILKIVQNVDLQFMQLKPLAYSNNGKKVFPLKDAGELIWYDLELKVINMESNPVIPDFWRAYVSLESLAKLMSGPSNGMPQVRNKPKKSKLDDFLSKGFKLVL; encoded by the exons ATGGCTGCAATCCCTACCCAGTTTGGGTTTGACCTCCCCACTTCTGTAGCTTTCGATCTTGCAACTGAAGAATATTGTTTAATTCCAAAGTCTCCCTACTCCGGTTTCTCGGAATTTATGGAGATTCTCACAGTTTTAGGAGGGAAACTTTGTATAAATTGCAACTATGATATGAGACACATCGACATGTGGGTGATGGAGAGTTATGGTGTGGGCGAATCGTGGACCAAGATACTTAAGATTGTGCAGAATGTTGATCTTCAGTTTATGCAACTGAAGCCTCTGGCTTATTCAAACAATGGTAAGAAAGTCTTCCCACTGAAAGATGCTGGAGAGCTTATTTGGTACGACCTTGAACTGAAAGTCATCAATATGGAAAGCAATCCTGTCATTCCCGACTTTTGGAGAGCTTATGTATCTCTGGAAAGCCTTGCTAAGCTCATGAGTGGTCCTAGCAACGGTATGCCGCAGGTTCGAAATAAACCTAAAAAGAG CAAACTTGATGACTTTCTGTCCAAGGGATTCAAACTGGTGCTTTAG
- the LOC141717089 gene encoding F-box protein CPR1-like translates to MSDLFPPHLLCNIFSRLPVKSLLTFRCVSKPVCALIDSPHFIKTHLQQSLVSNSNRTIITASIHGSDIYYTDFDLNNAFATFINHPFTHSGAHFIASCNGLILLLTAKGSCVFETLSPPDPPNLDLVLVNPATRTHKLLPVSPIEYPVYYSGTECEFVSYGFGYDSVCDDYKVVRIAQFPDLVKNEVKVFSLKKIVWRRVQDFPYVLYATAQGVFLDGVLHWLATKRSKTEAVVIASFDLGTEKYGSLPHPRYSDMSDFVAALGVLGGKLCLSCDYDMRYIDLWVMEKYGVKKSWIKIFSVDQNVGIRFVQLKPMAYSDSGKEVLLRQDAGHIIWYDFKLKKISKKFVIPNFWKAHVSLESLVKLNCGDSTDMPTVKRKTKKSRQRDDFLSKAFNLKL, encoded by the exons ATGTCTGATTTATTTCCACCTCATTTGTTGTGCAACATCTTCTCACGCCTGCCTGTTAAATCTCTACTAACTTTCAGGTGTGTTTCCAAGCCTGTTTGTGCTTTAATCGATTCTCCACATTTCATTAAAACCCACTTGCAACAATCTCTCGTTTCTAACTCTAATCGAACTATTATTACTGCTTCTATTCATGGTTCTGATATCTATTACACTGACTTTGATCTTAATAATGCATTTGCAACTTTTATCAATCACCCCTTTACTCACTCTGGGGCTCATTTTATTGCTTCTTGTAATGGCTTAATTTTGCTGTTAACTGCTAAGGGTAGTTGTGTTTTCGAAACACTTTCCCCGCCTGACCCACCTAACCTAGACCTTGTTTTGGTGAACCCTGCTACTCGAACGCATAAGTTGTTACCGGTTTCCCCTATTGAGTATCCTGTTTATTATTCGGGGACTGAGTGTGAGTTTGTCAGTTATGGTTTCGGGTATGATTCTGTTTGCGATGATTATAAAGTCGTGCGTATTGCTCAGTTCCCTGATTTGGTTAAGAATGAGGTTAAGGTTTTTAGTTTGAAGAAAATTGTTTGGAGAAGGGTTCAAGATTTTCCTTATGTTCTTTATGCTACTGCACAAGGGGTGTTTCTTGATGGTGTTTTACATTGGTTAGCGACTAAGCGATCTAAGACTGAGGCTGTGGTAATTGCTTCGTTTGATTTAGGAACTGAGAAGTATGGTTCGCTTCCTCATCCTCGGTACTCTGATATGTCGGATTTTGTGGCAGCTCTTGGAGTTCTAGGTGGGAAACTGTGTTTGAGTTGCGACTATGATATGAGGTACATTGATTTATGGGTGATGGAGAAATATGGTGTGAAGAAGTCATGGATCAAGATATTTTCTGTTGATCAGAATGTTGGTATTCGGTTTGTGCAACTGAAACCTATGGCATATTCAGACAGTGGCAAGGAAGTCCTTCTACGGCAAGATGCTGGACATATAATTTGGTATGACTTTAAACTAAAGAAGATCAGCAAAAAATTTGTCATTCCTAATTTTTGGAAAGCACATGTTTCTTTGGAAAGTCTTGTTAAGCTCAATTGTGGGGATAGTACTGATATGCCAACAGTTAAAAGGAAAACTAAAAAGAG TCGTCAACGGGATGATTTTCTGTCCAAGGCATTTAACCTGAAGCTTTAG